A region of Columba livia isolate bColLiv1 breed racing homer unplaced genomic scaffold, bColLiv1.pat.W.v2 Scaffold_215, whole genome shotgun sequence DNA encodes the following proteins:
- the LOC135578024 gene encoding olfactory receptor 14J1-like, protein MYFFLLNLSLFDMGTVSTILPKSMANSLWDSRDISYLGCATQLFLFVFLITADYCLLTIMSYDRYIAIYKPLHYGTLLGSRACVHMAAAAWATGFLNALLHTANTFSLPLCKGNALGQFFCEIPQILKLSCSHSYLRELGLLVVSVCLAFGCFVFIVVSYVQIFRAVLRIPSEQGRHKAFSTCLPHLAVVSLFVSTAIFADLKPSSISSPSLDLVVSVLYSVVPPAVNPLIYSMRNRELKESIRKVMTVCFSKAVMK, encoded by the coding sequence atgtacttcttcctgctcaacctctcccTCTTTGACATGGGCACCGTCTCCACCAttctccccaagtccatggccaattccctctgggattccagggacatctcatacttgggatgtgcgacacagctctttttgtttgtcttcttgatcacagcagaCTATTGTCTActcaccatcatgtcgtacgaccgctacatTGCCATTtacaaacccctgcactacgggaccctcctgggcagcagagcttgtgtccacatggcagcagctgcctgggccactgggtttctcaatgctctgctgcacacggccaatacattttcactgcccctgtgcaagggcaatgccctgggccagttcttctgtgaaatcccccagatcctcaagctctcctgctcacactcctacctcagggaacttgggcttcttgtggtcagcgTCTGTTtagcatttggctgttttgtgttcattgtggtgtcctatgtgcagatcttcagggccgtgctgaggatcccctctgagcagggacggcacaaagccttttccacctgcctccctcacctggccgtggtctccctgtttgtcagcactgccataTTTGCTGACCTGAAACCTTCATCCatctcctctccatccctggacctggtggtgtctgttctgtactcggtggtgcctccagcagtgaaccccctcatctacagcatgaggaacagggaactcaaggagtctataaggaaagtgatgactgtttgcttttcaaaagcagtaatgAAGTGA